Proteins from a single region of Geothrix sp. PMB-07:
- the flhB gene encoding flagellar biosynthesis protein FlhB, with product MAQDPGRTERATPKRRQKARDEGSVARSADFDGAILLWGNFFLFLGLGGATLALLAKQAAHFLQLARPGALEEAGRVTLLGDVMMILGRLVLPFLGLNLAIALVSGFSQRGFSFSTQPLQPKFDRLNPAQGFKRIFSSRALVDLVKSLAKFSLLAWVAWAVLEPRIPALLGTLKLPLGASLELFRNAVFALYRNVMLAMLVIAVADFAWQRFSWEKGIRMTKQEVKDEQKDSEGNPEVKQRQRGIMLAAARRRMLAEVPKATVVVTNPTHVAVALRYDEKSSAPICVAKGLDHLALKIRERARDARVPILERPELARALYRSVDMDKPIPRDLYQAVAQVLAFVYRLRGAA from the coding sequence GTGGCCCAGGATCCCGGCCGTACCGAAAGGGCCACGCCCAAGCGACGCCAAAAGGCCAGGGACGAGGGCTCGGTCGCCCGGAGTGCGGATTTCGATGGCGCCATCCTCCTCTGGGGGAACTTCTTCCTTTTCCTCGGGCTGGGGGGCGCGACCCTCGCCCTGCTGGCCAAGCAGGCAGCTCACTTCCTCCAGCTGGCCCGGCCTGGCGCGCTGGAAGAAGCTGGCCGAGTCACCTTGCTGGGCGATGTGATGATGATCCTCGGCCGCTTGGTGCTGCCCTTCCTTGGCCTCAACCTGGCCATTGCCCTGGTGTCGGGCTTCTCCCAGCGGGGCTTCAGCTTCAGCACCCAGCCCCTGCAGCCCAAGTTTGATCGGCTGAACCCGGCCCAGGGGTTCAAGCGGATCTTCTCCTCGCGGGCATTGGTGGATCTCGTTAAGAGCCTGGCCAAGTTCAGTCTCCTGGCTTGGGTGGCCTGGGCGGTGCTGGAACCGCGGATTCCGGCCTTGCTGGGCACCCTGAAACTGCCGCTGGGAGCCTCTCTGGAGCTCTTTCGGAACGCCGTCTTCGCCCTCTATCGCAACGTGATGCTGGCCATGCTGGTGATCGCGGTGGCCGATTTCGCCTGGCAGCGCTTCTCCTGGGAGAAGGGTATCCGCATGACCAAGCAGGAAGTGAAGGACGAGCAGAAGGATTCCGAAGGCAATCCCGAGGTGAAGCAGCGGCAGAGAGGCATCATGCTGGCAGCGGCCCGCCGCCGCATGCTGGCGGAGGTGCCCAAGGCCACCGTGGTGGTGACCAACCCCACCCATGTGGCGGTGGCCCTTCGGTATGACGAGAAAAGCTCGGCCCCCATCTGCGTGGCCAAGGGGCTGGATCATCTGGCCCTCAAAATTCGCGAACGGGCCCGGGATGCCCGGGTTCCCATCCTGGAGCGCCCTGAACTGGCGCGCGCCCTGTATCGCTCAGTGGACATGGACAAACCCATCCCACGGGACCTCTACCAGGCCGTGGCCCAGGTGCTGGCCTTCGTCTACCGCCTGCGGGGCGCTGCCTGA
- a CDS encoding tetratricopeptide repeat protein, producing the protein MTDRCQGTGWIILLAALPLLAQHEATAPKTAESHSASKPLAGRMTDAQVAELAKQALGAENEASIKAALIKLKGHTFKSSKAPERELVLYVQGMLEARLGNLPAATVALKKLEKQWPTSPFMGEAQIILAEDAVGNRRFKEAEGRLHQALASDIPAELKRKPQELLIWTLVEQERPQDALSIVQSLRPLEGKAKPSEKGLAAMVEVLAVAGEKEQTQGALKDFRKLYPSSDLMPRAELAWGRLLGRSGDAKSAAETFRKLIKDHPESTQANDARLALANLLTDGSLPDAKGLPSAESLLAEVRKGGKGLPKGSAQVVELRLIVEKNLWEDALNQVERMDASLRELPEVKKLWAQAWNAWVGQRLEKGFPGELLARLKAGAFGQMDAKGRLGTVELLAERGLVEVLPRLLPEAPVAERAALRRAALAKAQPEAQSQAVLRLLPAKGDTPDEALQRARAEAVMEHWGPLRAALGRARPGEERIKAVLRLLQRPLEKPETPAQRLAEAEGWLVRAPEKGEVKEPLMILVADLRMQHGDARSALSLYPAKAAAPEQRGWVALMRAQAMLKLGQRDQAKNLIKESRDEQGFKGQRDALARSLGAY; encoded by the coding sequence GTGACCGACCGGTGCCAAGGCACGGGGTGGATCATCCTGTTGGCGGCGCTCCCCCTGCTCGCCCAGCATGAGGCGACCGCGCCCAAGACGGCTGAATCCCATTCGGCCTCGAAACCACTGGCCGGCAGGATGACCGATGCCCAGGTCGCCGAGCTGGCCAAGCAAGCGCTGGGCGCGGAAAACGAGGCCTCCATCAAGGCGGCGCTGATCAAGCTGAAGGGCCACACCTTCAAATCCAGCAAGGCACCCGAACGGGAGTTGGTGCTCTATGTGCAGGGCATGCTTGAAGCCCGCCTCGGAAATTTGCCCGCCGCCACGGTGGCTCTGAAGAAACTTGAGAAGCAGTGGCCGACCTCGCCGTTCATGGGGGAGGCGCAGATCATCCTTGCGGAAGACGCGGTGGGTAACCGCCGCTTCAAGGAAGCGGAAGGACGCCTGCACCAGGCCCTGGCCTCGGACATTCCCGCTGAGCTCAAACGGAAACCACAGGAGCTGCTGATTTGGACCCTGGTGGAGCAGGAGCGTCCCCAGGATGCCCTGTCCATCGTCCAATCTCTTCGTCCCCTGGAAGGCAAGGCCAAGCCCAGCGAAAAGGGACTGGCCGCCATGGTGGAAGTGCTGGCCGTGGCCGGAGAGAAGGAGCAGACGCAGGGTGCCCTCAAGGATTTCCGCAAACTCTATCCAAGCAGTGACCTGATGCCCCGTGCCGAACTGGCCTGGGGTAGGCTGCTGGGCCGCTCCGGCGATGCGAAATCCGCAGCGGAAACCTTCCGGAAGCTCATCAAGGATCACCCGGAATCCACCCAGGCCAACGATGCGCGCCTGGCCCTGGCCAACCTGCTGACGGATGGCAGCCTGCCTGATGCCAAGGGGCTGCCCAGTGCGGAATCGCTGCTGGCGGAGGTGCGCAAGGGTGGGAAGGGGCTTCCGAAAGGGTCCGCGCAGGTGGTGGAACTGCGTCTGATTGTTGAGAAGAACCTATGGGAGGATGCCCTCAATCAGGTGGAGCGCATGGATGCGAGCCTGCGCGAATTGCCGGAGGTGAAGAAGCTCTGGGCCCAGGCCTGGAATGCCTGGGTGGGTCAGCGTCTCGAGAAGGGGTTTCCCGGTGAGCTGCTGGCCAGGTTGAAGGCGGGCGCCTTTGGCCAGATGGATGCGAAAGGACGCCTGGGAACGGTGGAGCTGTTGGCGGAACGGGGGCTGGTGGAGGTATTGCCGCGCCTGTTGCCTGAGGCCCCGGTTGCCGAGCGGGCTGCGCTCCGGAGGGCCGCCCTGGCGAAGGCACAGCCCGAGGCACAATCCCAGGCGGTGCTCCGTCTGCTGCCAGCCAAGGGGGACACGCCGGATGAAGCGTTGCAGCGGGCCCGCGCCGAGGCGGTCATGGAACACTGGGGACCGCTGCGCGCGGCCCTGGGCCGCGCGCGGCCTGGCGAAGAGCGCATCAAGGCTGTGCTGCGTCTCTTGCAGCGTCCCCTTGAGAAACCGGAAACCCCTGCCCAGCGCCTTGCGGAGGCCGAAGGATGGCTGGTGCGTGCACCGGAAAAAGGTGAGGTCAAGGAGCCGTTGATGATTCTGGTGGCGGATCTCCGCATGCAGCACGGCGATGCCCGAAGCGCCCTCTCCCTATACCCAGCCAAGGCCGCGGCGCCAGAGCAGCGGGGCTGGGTGGCGCTCATGCGGGCCCAGGCCATGCTGAAGCTGGGACAGCGGGATCAAGCGAAAAACCTCATCAAGGAATCACGGGACGAGCAGGGATTCAAAGGGCAGCGCGATGCCCTGGCCAGGAGCCTCGGCGCCTATTGA
- a CDS encoding peptidylprolyl isomerase translates to MRHLIAVLLALTTLGLCAGPKPKVKLTTSMGEIVLELEPEAAPKTVENFLKYVKKGQYKGTIFHRVIPGFMIQGGGYVEYLGKKRTEASIMNEADRAAAAGLKNKRGTLAMARTPDPHSAAAEFFINVVDNPALDFKGKTNDKTWGYCVFGRVVQGMDVVDRIKAVKTSNKRSDFLNLPVKPVLISDATQIQ, encoded by the coding sequence ATGCGCCACCTGATCGCCGTCCTTCTTGCCCTGACGACCCTCGGCCTATGCGCGGGCCCCAAGCCCAAGGTCAAGCTCACCACCTCCATGGGTGAGATCGTTCTGGAACTGGAACCTGAGGCGGCGCCGAAAACGGTCGAGAACTTTCTGAAGTACGTGAAGAAGGGGCAGTACAAGGGCACGATTTTCCACCGTGTGATCCCCGGCTTCATGATCCAGGGCGGCGGCTACGTGGAATACCTGGGGAAGAAGCGGACCGAGGCCTCCATCATGAATGAGGCGGATCGTGCCGCTGCCGCAGGCCTCAAGAACAAGCGCGGAACCCTCGCCATGGCCCGCACGCCGGATCCCCACAGCGCCGCCGCGGAATTCTTCATCAACGTGGTGGACAATCCGGCCCTGGATTTCAAGGGCAAGACCAACGACAAGACCTGGGGCTACTGCGTGTTCGGCAGGGTGGTGCAGGGCATGGACGTGGTGGACCGGATCAAGGCCGTGAAGACCAGCAACAAGCGCAGCGACTTCCTGAATTTGCCGGTGAAGCCCGTCCTCATTTCGGATGCTACGCAGATCCAATGA
- a CDS encoding lipopolysaccharide kinase InaA family protein, translating to MIHDPFIVPPLPPDWPFQPGTPLRPLGCRLNQELPGLGGGWRVCTPGGMIPTGEAIPLTGVFGRGGISRVGDIVLKPYRRGGLLRHINDRSYRTHLRFAAEHAVHRGLWEAGFPTVEPLGYAWRPCGFGVEGVLITRFSEGESWPRCWELSADRATDIRQAIDSLCDWGLWVPDLNATNVMLPPAGGALLLDWDRARFEPAGTDLWPRYRARLERSLRKLGAPQEALSVIGSA from the coding sequence ATGATTCACGATCCCTTCATCGTCCCCCCCCTTCCACCAGACTGGCCCTTCCAGCCTGGGACACCGCTCCGCCCCCTCGGCTGCCGCTTGAACCAGGAGCTGCCCGGGCTGGGCGGCGGCTGGCGAGTCTGCACGCCCGGCGGCATGATTCCCACCGGCGAGGCCATCCCCCTCACGGGCGTCTTCGGACGTGGCGGCATCTCCCGCGTGGGCGACATCGTGCTGAAGCCCTACCGCCGGGGCGGCCTTCTGCGCCACATCAATGACCGCAGCTACCGGACTCACCTTCGTTTCGCCGCGGAACACGCCGTCCATCGTGGCCTTTGGGAGGCAGGCTTCCCCACCGTGGAACCGCTGGGTTATGCGTGGCGTCCTTGCGGATTTGGCGTGGAAGGTGTGCTCATCACCCGCTTCTCCGAAGGCGAATCCTGGCCGCGCTGCTGGGAACTCAGCGCGGACCGCGCCACCGACATCCGTCAGGCCATCGATTCACTCTGCGATTGGGGTCTGTGGGTGCCTGATCTCAACGCGACGAATGTGATGCTCCCCCCTGCTGGTGGAGCTCTGTTGCTGGATTGGGACCGTGCGCGCTTCGAGCCCGCAGGCACCGACCTGTGGCCGCGCTACCGCGCCAGACTGGAGCGCAGCCTGCGCAAGCTGGGCGCCCCGCAAGAGGCGCTGTCTGTCATTGGATCTGCGTAG
- the folP gene encoding dihydropteroate synthase, producing the protein MGILNLTPDSFSDGGQFNDLEAALVQARTLVDSGAGMLDLGAESTRPGAAPVDADTEWSRLEPVVAALKEQLPGLPLSLDTRHAAVAARGLEAGIDVMNDVTGFSDPDMLELARRSDCGLIAMRSRLAGPGFHMPPYDDPSSRDAEKAIAELRTIRNRLQEAGIEDGRVLLDPGFGFGTTFEEDQALWGALPRLPKALDWPVERFCIGISRKRFLAARAGTPGLPPAQRDALTAIAHAEASKWGYRVFRTHALG; encoded by the coding sequence ATGGGCATCCTCAATCTGACTCCGGATTCCTTCAGCGACGGCGGCCAGTTCAACGACCTTGAAGCCGCGCTCGTCCAGGCGCGAACCCTGGTGGATTCAGGGGCGGGCATGCTGGATTTGGGCGCTGAAAGCACCCGTCCCGGTGCCGCTCCTGTGGATGCGGATACGGAATGGAGTCGTCTCGAACCGGTCGTGGCCGCCTTGAAGGAGCAGCTGCCTGGCCTTCCCCTGAGCTTGGATACCCGCCATGCTGCCGTCGCTGCCCGGGGACTCGAAGCGGGAATCGATGTCATGAACGATGTCACGGGCTTCTCTGATCCCGACATGCTGGAGCTGGCGCGGCGGTCCGATTGCGGCCTCATCGCCATGCGCAGTCGCCTGGCAGGCCCCGGCTTCCACATGCCGCCCTACGACGACCCCTCCTCGCGGGATGCGGAGAAGGCCATCGCCGAGCTTCGGACGATCCGGAACAGGCTTCAGGAGGCGGGCATTGAGGATGGCCGGGTGTTGCTGGATCCCGGTTTCGGATTCGGCACCACCTTTGAGGAAGACCAGGCCCTGTGGGGGGCCCTCCCGCGCCTGCCAAAGGCCCTTGACTGGCCCGTGGAGCGTTTTTGCATCGGCATCTCCCGCAAACGATTCCTGGCCGCCCGGGCTGGCACACCCGGCCTGCCACCGGCCCAGCGGGACGCTCTCACGGCCATTGCCCATGCGGAAGCCTCCAAGTGGGGCTATCGGGTCTTCAGGACCCACGCTCTCGGCTAA
- a CDS encoding response regulator, whose translation MTRPIVPPQLPAPSLLLVDDDPMPLETLSTLLAAEGFQVVTAATGEDAIRKLKAEQPPFDLVITDLVMPGKTGMDVLKCALNRNPSCTVLVLTGFGSVREATEAMELGAFDFVTKPMQIDQFRNTLRRLMERRTLTHERDELRAKVKALTERAERLETTLGRMEILANTLTPSSAGAKPDALGDLERLAALKSKGLLSDEEFEQGKKNLLSRWLS comes from the coding sequence TTGACCCGCCCCATCGTGCCCCCCCAACTGCCGGCCCCCAGCCTCCTGCTGGTGGATGACGATCCCATGCCGCTGGAAACGCTCTCCACACTGCTGGCCGCCGAGGGCTTCCAGGTCGTCACCGCTGCCACCGGGGAAGATGCCATTCGCAAGCTCAAGGCCGAACAGCCGCCTTTCGATCTCGTCATCACCGACCTGGTAATGCCCGGAAAGACCGGGATGGATGTGCTGAAGTGCGCCCTGAACCGTAACCCCAGTTGCACCGTGCTGGTGCTCACGGGCTTTGGAAGCGTGCGTGAGGCGACCGAGGCCATGGAGCTTGGCGCCTTTGATTTCGTCACCAAGCCCATGCAGATCGACCAGTTCAGGAACACCCTCCGCCGCCTCATGGAGCGGCGGACCCTCACGCACGAGCGCGACGAGTTGCGGGCCAAGGTGAAGGCCCTCACCGAGCGGGCTGAGCGCCTGGAGACCACCCTGGGCCGCATGGAGATTCTTGCCAACACCCTCACGCCCAGCAGCGCAGGTGCCAAGCCAGATGCCCTGGGTGACCTCGAACGACTCGCCGCTCTGAAATCCAAGGGCTTGCTGTCGGACGAGGAGTTCGAGCAGGGGAAGAAGAACCTCCTGTCCCGGTGGTTGTCGTGA
- the glmM gene encoding hypothetical protein (catalyzes the conversion of glucosamine-6-phosphate to glucosamine-1-phosphate): MSLRYFGTDGIRGVALRSPLTLEEVSRWGAAWAQVARQAGVKQLVVGWDPRSSSGPMSEAFILGVGLGLKVLVLGMAPTPAVAWNVAKLSAAGEKTWGLMISASHNPPEDNGLKGFNELGEKLEEDQELAIEQAFEHLSEPTTISAPSTALSLQPYLDHLEGITLPEDFHVVIDCAHGATAEAALELFKGGDIHWIGVPADGPKINVGVGSTHLESLAATVVARGAQLGIAFDGDGDRCLLVDGTGEEVDGDQMVWLLAQDRVACDDPPPGVVGTLMTNGGLPQALSQLGVPFVRTAVGDKFLLREMAKRNWDLAAEASGHLIQKRVGPSGDGLAAALAILRALLHRPTDRRWAWTFRPWPQRLVNVKARDRKAVEACSNLVSAMASIDARWGEGVRQVVRWSGTEPKLRLMVEAQEAAWVDQALAELEAAARRDLSLA; the protein is encoded by the coding sequence ATGAGCCTTCGATACTTCGGAACAGACGGCATTCGTGGCGTGGCGCTGCGCTCCCCCCTCACCCTGGAGGAGGTTTCCCGCTGGGGCGCTGCCTGGGCCCAAGTGGCCCGGCAGGCTGGTGTGAAACAGCTCGTGGTGGGCTGGGATCCCCGCTCCAGTTCAGGCCCCATGTCTGAGGCCTTCATCTTGGGCGTGGGCCTGGGCCTCAAGGTGCTCGTGCTCGGCATGGCCCCCACGCCCGCCGTGGCCTGGAACGTGGCCAAGCTGAGCGCCGCGGGAGAGAAAACCTGGGGCCTCATGATTTCCGCCAGCCACAACCCGCCTGAGGATAACGGTCTCAAGGGCTTCAACGAGTTGGGTGAAAAGCTGGAGGAGGATCAGGAACTCGCCATCGAGCAGGCCTTCGAGCATCTCAGCGAACCCACCACCATCTCGGCGCCTTCCACCGCGCTTTCCCTGCAGCCCTACCTCGATCACCTGGAAGGCATCACGCTTCCCGAAGATTTCCATGTGGTCATCGACTGCGCCCATGGCGCCACGGCGGAGGCGGCACTCGAGCTGTTCAAAGGCGGTGACATCCACTGGATCGGCGTGCCCGCCGATGGGCCGAAGATCAATGTGGGTGTGGGGTCCACTCACCTGGAGTCCCTGGCCGCCACCGTGGTGGCGCGGGGCGCGCAGCTGGGCATCGCCTTTGATGGCGACGGTGACCGCTGCCTGCTGGTGGATGGCACTGGAGAGGAGGTGGATGGCGATCAGATGGTCTGGCTGCTGGCCCAAGACCGTGTCGCCTGCGATGATCCGCCGCCCGGCGTGGTGGGAACTCTGATGACCAACGGCGGACTCCCTCAGGCACTGAGCCAGCTGGGAGTCCCCTTCGTGCGCACCGCCGTGGGCGACAAATTTCTCCTGCGCGAAATGGCCAAGCGCAATTGGGATCTGGCCGCCGAAGCCTCAGGCCACCTCATCCAGAAGCGGGTGGGTCCCAGCGGCGACGGGCTTGCCGCCGCGCTGGCCATCCTGCGCGCGCTCCTGCACCGCCCCACCGACCGGCGCTGGGCCTGGACCTTCCGCCCCTGGCCCCAGCGCCTCGTCAACGTGAAGGCCCGGGACCGCAAAGCCGTGGAAGCCTGCAGCAACCTGGTGTCGGCCATGGCCAGCATCGACGCGCGCTGGGGCGAGGGCGTGCGCCAGGTGGTGCGGTGGTCCGGCACCGAACCCAAGCTGCGCCTCATGGTGGAAGCCCAGGAAGCCGCCTGGGTGGATCAGGCCCTGGCCGAGCTCGAGGCCGCCGCCCGCCGCGACCTTTCGCTCGCCTGA
- a CDS encoding TIGR03936 family radical SAM-associated protein, translated as MRSAAHHPSIPAEALARQARLQAALQDMEDRGPSLEPKPLQRLRAVLEDSHAVDSESICAELQAAELVEEAVDLLRTFRRGSFDKNLMENFDALLSPLAAKARQRRSARWQLDTRRTRLRLQFSKLQEAIGFDDGDLHAIFLQAFRLEGMRLALDLAKRPRPLLSLGLSLQSGVSGAAENLDVVLKQDPQGDPATLTERLNHRLPEGLRIHRWDELPTCASDLLDLALRAHWRWPVPASQRLAVESALAGFLQAETWPWEREASKASASMDLRAFLLEVRWEEGALCFSTPLGAWQALNPLKALSAVLGLDFADIQGLMRTGFDLKPDPRLAQAERFEPKLKNMYEDAVLLGGGSNIILIDEDDEEPTRLG; from the coding sequence GTGAGATCCGCTGCGCATCATCCTTCCATTCCCGCTGAGGCGCTGGCCCGCCAAGCCCGCCTGCAGGCTGCACTTCAGGACATGGAAGATCGCGGGCCCAGCCTGGAACCAAAGCCCCTGCAGCGACTGCGCGCTGTGCTGGAAGATTCCCACGCTGTGGATTCCGAATCCATCTGCGCGGAACTGCAAGCTGCCGAACTGGTTGAAGAGGCCGTGGACCTTTTGCGAACTTTCCGCCGTGGCAGCTTCGACAAGAACCTCATGGAAAACTTCGACGCCTTGCTGTCACCCTTGGCCGCGAAGGCTCGGCAGCGGCGGAGTGCCCGTTGGCAACTCGATACGCGACGCACGCGTCTGCGACTGCAGTTCTCCAAGTTGCAGGAAGCCATCGGCTTCGACGATGGGGATTTGCACGCGATCTTTCTGCAGGCCTTCCGCCTCGAAGGCATGAGACTCGCCCTCGATCTTGCCAAGCGGCCGCGCCCCCTCCTCAGCCTGGGGCTTTCCCTGCAGTCCGGTGTCAGTGGCGCAGCCGAGAACCTGGATGTCGTGCTGAAGCAGGATCCACAGGGCGATCCAGCGACTCTGACAGAGCGCTTGAACCACCGCTTGCCCGAGGGGCTGCGAATCCACCGCTGGGACGAACTCCCCACCTGCGCGTCCGATCTTCTGGATCTTGCGCTGCGGGCCCACTGGCGCTGGCCAGTCCCTGCTTCTCAACGTCTGGCAGTGGAATCGGCTCTCGCAGGTTTCCTTCAGGCGGAAACCTGGCCCTGGGAGCGGGAGGCCTCGAAGGCGAGTGCATCCATGGATCTTCGCGCCTTCCTGCTCGAGGTTCGCTGGGAAGAAGGCGCGCTTTGTTTTTCCACGCCCCTGGGCGCCTGGCAGGCCCTGAACCCGCTAAAGGCGCTCAGTGCGGTGCTTGGTCTGGACTTCGCCGACATCCAGGGACTGATGCGAACCGGCTTCGATTTGAAACCCGACCCGCGCCTCGCCCAGGCGGAGCGCTTCGAGCCTAAGCTGAAGAACATGTACGAAGACGCCGTGCTGCTGGGGGGCGGCTCGAACATCATCCTCATCGACGAGGATGATGAAGAACCCACACGCCTAGGCTGA
- the ftsW gene encoding putative lipid II flippase FtsW, with amino-acid sequence MAPDVRRPVDRWLVLFALALVAVGMVWIYSASAIKASQNHAAATAFLTRQLMAGGIGIAFMLALSQVDLATLQDHPKPLMATYGALVILLAAVLVIGPKINGAHRWLRLGPMSLQPSELFKPVSVLVVSAWMIRNREAWTNHRDALPKLLGLAGILIVPLALILREPDFGTTFLIVFVALMVVFLGGAPKWIFAVAIPVLGALGTAFVVLSPYRLARVTSFLNPEADPLGKGHQALQSLVAVGNGGFMGVGLGGGKQKLFYLPEAHTDFIYAVIAEEAGLIGTVAILALFVGILWRGYRIARRVGDSYLKLCAMGFVLLLVVQALMNMSVVLSLAPNKGIPLPFISFGPNSLIASLICLGLLLSISKETSA; translated from the coding sequence GTGGCCCCCGACGTTCGCCGCCCCGTGGATCGCTGGCTGGTGCTCTTCGCACTGGCCCTGGTGGCCGTGGGCATGGTGTGGATCTACTCCGCCTCGGCCATCAAGGCCTCCCAGAACCACGCGGCGGCCACCGCATTCCTCACGCGCCAGCTCATGGCCGGCGGCATCGGCATCGCCTTCATGCTGGCCCTGTCCCAGGTGGATCTGGCCACGCTGCAAGACCATCCCAAGCCCCTTATGGCCACCTACGGCGCCCTGGTGATCCTCCTCGCCGCGGTGCTTGTCATCGGTCCTAAGATCAACGGCGCGCACCGCTGGCTGAGGCTCGGCCCCATGAGCCTTCAGCCTTCCGAACTGTTCAAGCCCGTGTCGGTGCTGGTGGTCTCGGCCTGGATGATCCGCAACCGTGAAGCCTGGACCAACCATCGGGACGCCCTTCCGAAACTGCTGGGCCTCGCGGGCATCCTGATCGTGCCGTTGGCCCTCATCCTCCGGGAACCCGATTTCGGCACCACCTTCCTCATCGTCTTCGTGGCCCTGATGGTCGTATTCCTGGGGGGCGCGCCAAAATGGATCTTCGCCGTGGCCATCCCTGTGCTGGGAGCCCTTGGCACCGCCTTCGTGGTGCTCTCGCCCTACCGCCTGGCGCGCGTGACCAGCTTCCTCAATCCCGAAGCCGATCCCCTCGGCAAAGGGCACCAGGCCCTGCAGAGCCTTGTGGCCGTGGGCAACGGCGGCTTCATGGGCGTGGGCCTGGGCGGCGGCAAGCAGAAGCTCTTCTACCTGCCCGAAGCTCACACCGATTTCATCTACGCCGTCATCGCCGAAGAGGCGGGTCTGATTGGCACGGTGGCCATCCTGGCGCTGTTCGTCGGCATCCTCTGGCGGGGCTACCGCATCGCCCGCCGCGTGGGCGACAGCTACCTGAAGCTCTGCGCCATGGGGTTCGTGCTGCTGCTGGTGGTGCAGGCCCTCATGAACATGAGCGTGGTGTTGTCGCTGGCGCCCAACAAGGGCATTCCCCTGCCCTTCATCTCCTTCGGTCCCAACAGCCTCATCGCGAGCCTCATCTGCCTGGGCCTGCTGCTCTCCATCAGCAAGGAAACGTCAGCCTAG